Proteins encoded within one genomic window of Leptolyngbya sp. CCY15150:
- a CDS encoding TetR/AcrR family transcriptional regulator, with protein sequence EPVLAQDGEEFVALLRRWPRDVSLEDHLMEWAMNRTKDPDQQAFDQAVIKMTVLAEQEPDLRTAWLMTNDRIEHALVEIFADRLRRSPDDIEVRMHAAAATAVVRVISEDVSAALMAGADRTSLGNPLGQMARAVHIATGGAIGDPVDP encoded by the coding sequence TCGAGCCGGTCTTGGCGCAGGATGGCGAGGAGTTTGTGGCGCTATTGCGCCGCTGGCCTCGCGATGTCTCCCTTGAAGATCACCTCATGGAGTGGGCGATGAATCGTACTAAAGATCCCGATCAGCAGGCCTTTGATCAGGCGGTGATCAAGATGACTGTGCTGGCCGAACAAGAGCCGGATCTGCGAACGGCCTGGTTGATGACCAACGACCGAATAGAGCACGCTCTAGTCGAGATCTTCGCAGATCGCCTGCGGCGATCGCCTGACGATATTGAGGTGCGGATGCACGCCGCAGCGGCCACCGCAGTCGTGCGCGTTATCAGTGAAGACGTCAGTGCTGCCCTGATGGCGGGAGCCGATCGTACCTCGCTCGGCAACCCGCTTGGGCAGATGGCCCGCGCTGTGCACATCGCTACGGGGGGGGCGATCGGCGATCCTGTCGATCCCTAA